In Flavobacterium gelatinilyticum, a genomic segment contains:
- a CDS encoding DUF3137 domain-containing protein, whose product MDSEINSKANLQEILNALEVDRKKIAETYQTCYILIGLAVLILAVGFFIQFVPLGIIGCLVPVIIAVVMYFRIYDDAKKYKSAYKINVVGAALKDINETLAITPLSGLPEYEFVSSELFTTEPDRYKTQDLITGTADKTSFWFAEVHAEYKTETRDKNGTKTTWHTIFKGIIFVADFNKNFNVSTVVRPKSFGASLGAWFSKNVFSFGNTEIVQLENTDFDNKFVTYSKNQIEARYILTPAMMERIMDLNSKSDETISISFIHSKMYIAFPLSNNYFEPPIHSSLLAPDLLTDDLSIVKFMHDIVHELDLNTRIWGKE is encoded by the coding sequence ATGGATTCAGAGATAAATTCGAAAGCCAATCTGCAGGAAATACTGAATGCCTTAGAAGTTGACCGAAAAAAAATAGCCGAAACGTATCAAACCTGTTATATTTTAATTGGACTTGCGGTGTTGATTTTAGCTGTTGGATTTTTCATTCAATTTGTTCCATTGGGAATTATTGGTTGTTTAGTTCCAGTAATTATTGCTGTTGTCATGTATTTTCGAATATATGATGATGCCAAAAAATACAAATCAGCCTATAAAATCAATGTGGTTGGAGCGGCGTTAAAAGACATTAACGAAACGCTGGCGATTACGCCTTTAAGCGGACTTCCTGAATATGAGTTTGTAAGTTCTGAGCTTTTTACAACCGAACCGGATCGTTATAAAACACAAGATTTAATAACTGGTACAGCCGATAAAACTTCTTTTTGGTTTGCCGAAGTCCATGCCGAATATAAAACGGAAACTCGTGACAAAAACGGAACGAAAACAACTTGGCATACCATTTTTAAAGGAATTATTTTCGTAGCCGATTTCAATAAAAATTTCAATGTTTCGACTGTTGTGCGCCCAAAAAGTTTTGGTGCTAGTCTTGGAGCGTGGTTTTCTAAAAATGTTTTCAGTTTTGGAAATACCGAAATCGTACAGCTTGAAAACACTGACTTTGACAATAAGTTTGTAACCTATTCTAAAAATCAAATTGAGGCACGATATATTTTAACGCCGGCTATGATGGAAAGAATTATGGATTTAAACAGCAAATCCGACGAAACGATTTCGATCTCGTTTATACATTCTAAAATGTATATCGCTTTTCCGTTGTCTAACAATTATTTTGAACCGCCAATTCATTCTTCGCTTTTAGCTCCAGATTTACTTACCGATGATCTTTCGATTGTGAAATTCATGCATGATATTGTTCATGAACTGGATTTGAATACTAGGATTTGGGGGAAGGAGTAA
- a CDS encoding LemA family protein, whose protein sequence is MFVIIGLFVFLFIIGIVIYNSLIGKRNQVTNAFSAIDVMLKKRFDLIPNLVEVVKQSTNYEQSTLTKIVELRAKATSGNLSDEEKASLDTELSSAVKGLMVTVENYPDLKANTNFLNLQTTWTESEEQIAAARRTYNAVVTDYNNAIMMFPGNMFAGMLGYTKIEVLVTPEEERKNISAKELFNN, encoded by the coding sequence ATGTTTGTTATTATAGGACTTTTTGTTTTCCTTTTTATTATCGGAATCGTAATCTACAATTCACTTATCGGAAAAAGAAATCAGGTTACCAATGCTTTCTCTGCGATTGATGTGATGCTGAAAAAACGTTTCGATTTGATTCCGAATCTTGTTGAAGTTGTAAAACAATCCACAAATTACGAACAAAGTACTTTAACTAAAATCGTTGAACTTCGTGCCAAAGCAACTTCAGGAAATTTAAGCGACGAAGAAAAAGCAAGTTTAGATACTGAATTGAGTTCTGCCGTAAAAGGTTTGATGGTAACAGTTGAAAATTATCCTGATCTAAAAGCCAATACCAATTTCTTAAACTTACAGACTACTTGGACAGAAAGTGAAGAACAAATTGCTGCTGCAAGAAGAACATATAATGCAGTTGTAACGGATTACAATAATGCAATTATGATGTTTCCTGGAAATATGTTTGCCGGAATGCTGGGCTACACTAAAATTGAGGTGCTGGTAACTCCAGAAGAAGAACGTAAAAATATTAGTGCAAAAGAACTATTCAATAATTAA
- a CDS encoding anhydro-N-acetylmuramic acid kinase translates to MNKNISKLYNIAQKETRKILGLMSGTSLDGLDIALCDVSGSGENTDVKILEFETISYSEEIKNEIRKVFAQRTIDFQHLALLNEWIGILHSGMINDCLKKWNISSSEVDLIASHGQTVLHAPKFLHQQEKFPNATLQIGDGDHIAVKTGIITLSDFRQKHVAAGGEGAPLAVYGDYLLFGKKGENRIMLNMGGIGNYTYLPASLNAEEVFVTDTGTANTLIDIYTKHYFPEKSYDKDAEIAKSGTVNQELLAELKKDSFFQKSFPKSIGQELFNFDFVQSALVKLGLENISASDLLAALTRLSAETIAEAIYFTIKNTKTPAEDFHIYMSGGGTNNPLLVKWLKELLPCQFHTSEDLGILSDAKEAVLFALLANETVAGGNYNFGNSKIPSVTMGKISFPD, encoded by the coding sequence ATGAATAAAAACATATCCAAACTCTACAATATAGCGCAGAAAGAAACTCGAAAAATATTGGGTTTAATGTCTGGAACTTCACTAGACGGACTTGATATTGCTTTATGCGATGTTTCTGGTTCTGGTGAAAATACAGATGTAAAAATCCTGGAGTTTGAAACGATTTCTTATTCTGAAGAAATTAAAAACGAAATCAGAAAAGTATTTGCTCAGAGAACAATCGATTTTCAGCATTTGGCTTTATTAAATGAGTGGATTGGAATATTGCACAGCGGTATGATTAACGATTGTTTAAAAAAATGGAATATTTCGTCAAGCGAAGTAGATTTGATTGCTTCGCACGGGCAAACGGTTTTGCATGCTCCGAAGTTTTTGCATCAGCAGGAAAAATTTCCAAACGCGACTTTACAAATTGGCGACGGCGATCATATTGCGGTAAAAACAGGAATCATCACTCTTTCGGATTTCAGACAAAAACACGTTGCAGCGGGCGGTGAAGGCGCTCCATTAGCAGTTTACGGCGATTATTTATTATTTGGAAAAAAAGGCGAAAACAGAATCATGCTCAACATGGGCGGAATAGGGAATTACACTTATCTCCCAGCCTCTCTAAACGCCGAGGAAGTTTTTGTAACCGATACCGGAACGGCAAATACGTTAATCGACATTTATACAAAACATTATTTCCCTGAAAAAAGTTACGATAAAGATGCTGAAATTGCCAAAAGCGGAACTGTAAATCAGGAACTTTTAGCCGAACTTAAAAAAGATAGCTTCTTCCAAAAAAGCTTTCCAAAATCGATTGGTCAGGAGCTGTTTAATTTCGATTTTGTGCAGTCGGCTTTGGTAAAATTAGGTTTAGAAAATATTTCGGCATCAGATTTGCTTGCGGCTTTAACGCGTCTGAGTGCCGAAACGATTGCAGAAGCAATTTATTTCACCATAAAAAATACTAAAACTCCTGCAGAAGATTTTCATATTTATATGTCTGGAGGCGGAACAAATAATCCGTTATTGGTAAAATGGTTAAAGGAATTACTTCCGTGTCAGTTTCATACCAGTGAAGATCTGGGTATTTTAAGCGATGCCAAAGAAGCCGTTTTATTTGCGCTTTTGGCAAACGAAACAGTGGCGGGCGGCAATTATAATTTCGGAAACAGTAAAATTCCATCTGTAACAATGGGTAAAATTTCGTTTCCAGATTAA